One segment of Pseudomonas sp. FP2196 DNA contains the following:
- a CDS encoding M20/M25/M40 family metallo-hydrolase, translating into MTFSFSRSLLAASLGLTLAFSAATANAEPHKQVLANAEQYQPEALKLLERLVNIDTGSGYEPGLKQVSEIVIDELEKLGATIERVPNTPEKTNHVLATFKGTGKAKILLMAHMDTVFKEGSAAERPFHIKDGRAYGPGVMDDKGGIVAGIYALKILKNLDFKDYAQITFLLDASEETGSDVATDLIKKTAKQHDVTLNLEPGRPADGLVVWRKGSATAVVEVKGKAAHAGVAPELGRNAAMEAAHQILQLGKLGDEAKKTTINFTVLKAGDRTNVIPDQATAKADVRAAVPEEFDRIEKDLARVSQDKLIPETEVKTTLQRGLPPMPQTAESDRLMAMAQGIYGEIGRKLTEEGSGGAADASLSAGVGTPTLDGFGIVGGNIHTPEEYAEVASVAPRIYLLSRMIMELAKGQ; encoded by the coding sequence ATGACGTTCTCATTTTCCCGCTCCCTGCTGGCCGCCAGCCTCGGCCTGACGCTCGCTTTCTCGGCCGCTACCGCCAATGCCGAACCGCATAAACAAGTCCTCGCCAATGCTGAGCAATACCAGCCCGAAGCCCTGAAACTGCTGGAACGCCTGGTTAATATCGATACAGGCTCCGGTTATGAACCGGGCCTCAAGCAAGTCAGCGAGATCGTCATTGATGAGCTGGAAAAGCTCGGCGCCACCATCGAACGGGTACCCAATACCCCGGAAAAAACCAACCACGTACTGGCCACGTTCAAGGGCACCGGCAAGGCGAAAATCCTGCTGATGGCCCACATGGACACAGTGTTCAAGGAAGGTTCGGCGGCCGAGCGGCCATTCCATATCAAGGACGGTCGCGCCTACGGGCCGGGGGTGATGGACGACAAGGGCGGCATCGTCGCCGGGATCTATGCACTGAAAATCCTGAAAAACCTCGACTTCAAGGACTACGCGCAAATCACCTTCCTGCTCGACGCCAGCGAAGAAACCGGTTCGGACGTCGCCACTGACCTGATCAAGAAAACCGCGAAACAGCACGATGTGACCCTCAATCTGGAACCGGGTCGTCCGGCAGATGGCCTGGTGGTGTGGCGCAAGGGCAGCGCGACGGCGGTGGTCGAGGTCAAGGGCAAAGCGGCGCATGCCGGGGTCGCACCGGAATTGGGGCGCAACGCGGCGATGGAGGCGGCGCACCAGATTTTGCAACTGGGCAAGCTGGGTGATGAGGCGAAGAAAACCACCATCAACTTCACCGTGCTCAAGGCTGGCGATCGCACCAATGTGATTCCGGATCAGGCCACGGCCAAGGCCGACGTGCGCGCGGCGGTGCCGGAGGAGTTCGACCGGATCGAGAAGGATCTGGCGCGGGTGTCGCAGGACAAGCTGATCCCAGAGACCGAGGTGAAGACTACGTTGCAGCGCGGCTTGCCGCCGATGCCGCAAACGGCCGAGTCGGATCGTTTGATGGCCATGGCGCAAGGGATCTACGGCGAAATCGGCCGCAAGCTGACCGAGGAGGGCAGCGGTGGCGCGGCGGATGCGAGTCTGTCGGCCGGGGTTGGCACGCCGACGCTGGATGGCTTCGGGATTGTTGGCGGCAATATTCATACGCCGGAGGAATATGCGGAGGTGGCGAGTGTGGCGCCGCGGATATATCTGTTGTCGCGGATGATTATGGAGTTGGCCAAGGGGCAGTGA
- a CDS encoding arginine N-succinyltransferase, producing MLVLRPVEQNDLPQLQQLAHDSLVGVTSLPDDSERLREKIAGSCASFASEAAAHGPENYFFVLEDTDSQRLVGCSEILAKAGFGEPFYSLRNRHFTSASRELNIEHGVPALSLCHDLNDHTLLRGFHIDAALVRTPFSELLSRARLLFIAAHAQRFAEAVITEIVGYSDEDGHSPFWDALGKHFFDLPYAEAERLCGLQSRAFLAELMPQYPIYVPMLPQAAQDCIGRIHPDGQEAFDILEREGFETNSYIDLFDAGPTLYARTANIRSVAQSRTARAQQQPRIDARSHYLLSNDALHGFRAIVAELDYHPDQPLSLTPAMCAALNVTDDSPIRLIAL from the coding sequence ATGCTGGTCTTACGCCCAGTCGAGCAGAATGACCTGCCCCAGCTCCAGCAATTGGCCCACGACAGTCTGGTGGGCGTGACCTCCCTGCCGGACGACAGCGAGCGTTTGCGCGAGAAAATCGCTGGCTCCTGTGCCTCGTTTGCCAGCGAGGCCGCGGCCCACGGCCCGGAAAACTATTTCTTCGTGCTGGAAGATACTGACAGTCAGCGGCTGGTGGGCTGTTCGGAGATCCTCGCCAAGGCCGGTTTTGGCGAGCCGTTCTACAGCCTGCGCAATCGCCATTTCACCAGTGCCTCGCGGGAGCTGAATATCGAGCACGGCGTGCCGGCGCTTTCGTTGTGCCACGACCTGAACGATCACACCCTGTTGCGTGGTTTCCACATCGACGCAGCGCTGGTACGCACGCCGTTCTCCGAATTGCTCTCGCGGGCGCGCTTGCTGTTCATCGCGGCCCACGCGCAGCGCTTCGCCGAAGCAGTGATTACCGAAATCGTCGGTTACAGCGACGAGGACGGTCATTCGCCGTTCTGGGATGCGCTGGGCAAGCACTTCTTCGACCTGCCCTACGCCGAGGCCGAACGCCTGTGCGGGTTGCAGAGCCGCGCGTTCCTCGCCGAACTGATGCCGCAATACCCGATCTACGTGCCGATGCTGCCGCAAGCGGCGCAGGACTGTATCGGCCGTATTCACCCGGATGGCCAGGAAGCCTTCGACATTCTTGAGCGCGAAGGCTTCGAAACCAACAGCTACATTGACTTGTTCGACGCTGGCCCGACGTTGTACGCGCGCACCGCGAACATCCGTTCGGTCGCTCAAAGCCGGACCGCACGGGCGCAGCAACAACCGCGCATTGATGCACGCAGCCATTATCTGCTGAGCAACGATGCGCTGCATGGCTTCCGGGCCATCGTCGCCGAACTCGATTACCACCCCGATCAACCGCTGTCCCTCACCCCTGCAATGTGTGCGGCGCTGAACGTGACCGATGACAGCCCGATCCGGCTGATTGCCCTGTGA
- a CDS encoding oxaloacetate decarboxylase produces the protein MTRLSHQDLRRNFRQLLASDTCYHTASVFDPMSARIAADLGFEVGILGGSVASLQVLGAPDFALITLSEFAEQATRIGRVAQLPVIADADHGYGNALNVMRTIVELERAGVAALTIEDTLLPAQFGRKSTDLITVAEGVGKIRAALEARVDTEMAIIARTNAGILPNQEIISRTRQYQAAGADGICMVGVQDFDQLEQIAEHLTVPLMLVTYGNPALRDDKRLAELGVRVTIDGHGAYFAAIKATYDSLREQRQIFTQASDLSATELTHTYTQPEEYILWAKEYMSVKE, from the coding sequence ATGACCAGGCTTTCTCATCAAGATTTGCGCCGTAACTTCCGTCAGCTGCTGGCCTCCGACACCTGCTACCACACGGCCTCGGTGTTCGACCCGATGTCCGCCCGCATCGCTGCTGACCTGGGTTTTGAAGTGGGGATTCTCGGCGGTTCCGTGGCCTCGTTGCAGGTATTGGGCGCGCCGGACTTTGCCCTGATCACCCTCAGCGAGTTCGCCGAACAGGCCACCCGTATCGGCCGCGTCGCCCAATTACCGGTGATCGCCGACGCCGACCACGGCTACGGCAACGCCCTCAACGTGATGCGCACCATCGTCGAACTGGAACGCGCCGGCGTCGCCGCCCTGACCATCGAAGACACCCTGCTTCCCGCGCAATTCGGACGCAAATCCACCGACCTGATCACGGTCGCCGAAGGCGTCGGCAAGATCCGCGCAGCGCTGGAAGCCAGGGTCGACACGGAAATGGCGATCATCGCCCGCACCAACGCCGGCATCCTGCCGAACCAGGAAATCATCAGCCGCACCCGCCAGTATCAGGCCGCCGGCGCTGACGGTATCTGCATGGTAGGCGTACAGGATTTCGATCAGCTGGAGCAGATTGCAGAACATCTGACCGTGCCGCTGATGCTGGTGACCTACGGCAACCCGGCACTGCGCGACGACAAACGTCTGGCCGAACTGGGCGTGCGCGTGACCATCGACGGCCATGGCGCGTACTTCGCGGCGATCAAGGCAACCTACGACAGCCTGCGCGAACAGCGGCAGATCTTTACCCAGGCTTCGGACTTGAGCGCGACCGAATTGACGCATACCTATACCCAACCGGAGGAATACATTCTCTGGGCGAAGGAATATATGAGCGTCAAGGAGTGA
- a CDS encoding N-formylglutamate amidohydrolase has translation MHACTESAELGLYTRPVYSLSRADSTHPVILVCEHASRYIPEALNNLGLDDAAAREHIAWDIGALQLAEQLSETLGATLLSANYSRLLIDLNRPRHAPDSIPVQSEIYQVPGNRELDEASREYRRQTLFKPFHARLQTLIDERVAKSQPVRVIGIHTFTPVYYGQPRPLEIGVLFGQAKAYAQRLLDGLEELPLNVAGNQPYKIDPLGDMTVPVHGDARGLESVLIEVRNDLLPNPEAVSRWAGYLAPLL, from the coding sequence ATGCACGCCTGTACTGAATCCGCAGAGCTTGGGTTGTACACCCGACCGGTCTACAGCCTGAGCCGCGCCGACTCGACGCACCCGGTGATTCTGGTGTGCGAGCACGCCAGTCGCTACATCCCCGAGGCCCTGAACAACCTGGGCCTGGACGATGCCGCCGCGCGTGAGCACATCGCCTGGGACATCGGCGCGCTGCAACTGGCCGAGCAATTGTCGGAAACACTCGGCGCAACGCTGTTGAGCGCCAACTATTCGCGGCTGCTGATTGATCTGAATCGACCACGGCATGCACCTGACAGCATTCCGGTGCAGAGCGAGATTTACCAAGTGCCGGGCAATCGCGAGCTGGACGAAGCCAGCCGCGAATACCGGCGCCAGACGCTGTTCAAGCCGTTTCATGCGCGCCTGCAGACGCTGATCGACGAGCGCGTCGCCAAGAGTCAACCGGTGCGGGTGATCGGGATTCACACTTTCACCCCGGTGTATTACGGCCAGCCGCGCCCGCTGGAAATCGGCGTGCTGTTCGGTCAGGCCAAGGCGTATGCCCAACGGCTGCTCGACGGCCTCGAAGAGCTTCCTCTTAACGTCGCGGGCAACCAGCCGTACAAGATAGATCCGCTGGGCGACATGACCGTGCCGGTGCACGGTGACGCCCGGGGCCTGGAGTCGGTGTTGATCGAGGTGCGCAACGACTTGTTGCCAAACCCGGAAGCCGTCTCGCGCTGGGCCGGATACCTCGCGCCATTGCTGTAA
- the astA gene encoding arginine N-succinyltransferase, giving the protein MIVRPVKVSDLPALMTLVQQAGPGFTTLPANEDRLSHRVRWAQRAFAEQVERADADYLFVLEDDDMRVVGVSAMSGAVGLREPWYNYRVGLTVSSAPDLGIQRQIPTLFLNNELTGQSELCSLFLGHDHRHGSNGRLLSLGRLLFVAEFPHLFGEKMIAELRGSADELGCSPFWDSLGRHFFQMDFSHADHLSGLGNKSFIAELMPRQPLYTCMLTEQAQAAIGQAHPNTEPALRILQAEGFAHKGYIDIFDGGPVIEAPIRNIRTVRDSLELTLSLGSPDEQAPLWLIHNRRLENCRITVARARRVGSSLVIDRLTAKRLQLQPGNSVRAVMLPNQQQQAVAA; this is encoded by the coding sequence ATGATTGTCCGCCCGGTTAAAGTCAGCGACCTGCCCGCGTTGATGACGCTGGTACAACAGGCAGGCCCGGGGTTCACCACCCTGCCGGCCAACGAAGATCGCCTGTCCCACCGGGTACGCTGGGCGCAACGGGCGTTCGCCGAGCAGGTGGAACGTGCCGATGCCGACTATCTGTTTGTGCTCGAAGACGATGACATGCGCGTGGTGGGTGTCAGCGCAATGTCCGGCGCGGTTGGTCTGCGCGAGCCCTGGTACAACTATCGGGTCGGGCTGACGGTGAGTTCGGCCCCGGACCTGGGCATTCAACGGCAGATCCCGACGCTGTTCCTCAATAACGAACTGACCGGGCAATCGGAGCTGTGTTCGTTGTTCCTGGGCCATGACCATCGCCACGGCAGCAACGGCCGCTTGTTGTCGTTGGGGCGTTTGCTGTTCGTCGCTGAGTTCCCGCATCTGTTTGGCGAGAAGATGATCGCCGAACTGCGTGGCAGTGCCGATGAGCTGGGTTGCTCGCCGTTCTGGGACAGTTTGGGTCGGCACTTCTTCCAGATGGATTTCAGCCATGCCGATCACCTGTCGGGGCTGGGCAACAAATCATTCATCGCCGAACTGATGCCACGCCAGCCGCTGTACACCTGCATGCTGACCGAACAGGCCCAGGCGGCCATCGGGCAGGCGCACCCGAACACCGAACCGGCGCTGAGAATCCTTCAGGCCGAAGGGTTTGCCCACAAGGGCTATATCGACATTTTCGACGGCGGGCCGGTGATCGAAGCGCCAATCCGCAACATTCGCACGGTGCGCGACAGCCTTGAGTTGACCCTGAGCCTCGGCAGCCCGGACGAACAGGCGCCGCTGTGGCTGATCCATAACCGCCGCCTGGAAAACTGCCGCATCACCGTCGCCCGCGCTCGCCGAGTCGGCAGCAGTTTGGTGATCGACCGCCTCACGGCCAAGCGCCTGCAACTGCAACCAGGCAATTCGGTGCGGGCGGTGATGTTGCCCAATCAACAGCAACAAGCGGTGGCTGCCTGA
- a CDS encoding APC family permease produces MEIEEFGYKQELKRSLTLTDLVVYGMIFMIPIAPFGVYGYVNAEAPGMVPLAYIIGMVAMLFTALSYGSMAKAFPIAGSVYSYAQRGLNQHVGFIAGWLMLLDYLLIPPLLYVYAAMALNHLYPDIPKVGFILAFLVSATFVNLRGITFTARMNIIFLLAQLVVLGIFLFYAWNALHNGGGNGELTLAPLYHPETFNFALLMQAVSIAVLSFLGFDAISTLAEEIKGDPGRSVGKAALITLMVMGVIFVAQTWIATDLAAGMGFKSADTAFYEIAEIAAGSWLATLTAVATALAWGVAVAITSQAAVSRLLFGMARDGKLPKVLAKVHPKHNTPYLSIYLVAVLSLVICYLFINSVDTLTSLVNFGALSGFMLLHLTVINYYWRRQKSGQVVRHLICPVIGFIIVAAIMYNMGVDAQKLGLIWIALGLVYLFFLNKLGASTALPDPSNG; encoded by the coding sequence ATGGAAATTGAAGAATTCGGCTACAAGCAAGAGTTGAAACGTAGCCTCACGCTCACGGATCTGGTGGTGTACGGGATGATCTTCATGATCCCCATCGCCCCGTTCGGCGTGTATGGCTATGTGAATGCCGAGGCACCGGGAATGGTGCCGCTGGCGTACATCATCGGCATGGTGGCAATGCTGTTCACGGCGTTAAGCTACGGCAGCATGGCCAAGGCTTTTCCGATCGCAGGCTCGGTGTATTCCTACGCGCAACGCGGCCTCAATCAACACGTCGGCTTCATCGCCGGTTGGCTGATGCTGCTCGATTACCTGCTGATACCACCGCTGCTGTATGTGTATGCGGCGATGGCGCTCAACCATTTGTATCCGGACATTCCGAAAGTCGGCTTCATTCTGGCGTTCCTCGTCAGCGCGACTTTCGTCAACCTGCGCGGCATCACCTTCACCGCGCGGATGAACATCATTTTCCTGCTGGCGCAACTGGTGGTGCTGGGCATCTTCCTGTTCTACGCCTGGAACGCTCTGCACAACGGTGGCGGTAACGGCGAGCTGACGCTGGCGCCGCTGTATCACCCGGAAACCTTCAATTTCGCCCTGCTGATGCAAGCGGTGTCGATCGCGGTGCTTTCGTTCCTTGGCTTCGACGCGATTTCCACCCTCGCCGAAGAGATCAAGGGCGACCCGGGCCGCAGCGTCGGCAAAGCCGCTCTGATCACCTTGATGGTGATGGGCGTGATCTTCGTTGCGCAGACCTGGATTGCTACTGATCTGGCAGCGGGCATGGGCTTCAAATCCGCTGACACCGCGTTCTATGAAATCGCCGAAATCGCCGCGGGCAGCTGGCTGGCGACCCTGACCGCTGTAGCGACTGCGCTGGCCTGGGGCGTGGCCGTGGCGATCACTTCGCAAGCCGCTGTCTCGCGCCTGCTGTTCGGCATGGCCCGCGACGGCAAGTTGCCGAAAGTGCTGGCCAAAGTGCATCCGAAACACAACACGCCGTACCTGAGCATTTATCTGGTGGCGGTGCTGTCGCTGGTGATCTGCTACCTGTTCATCAACTCGGTCGACACCCTGACCTCGCTGGTGAACTTCGGCGCACTCAGTGGTTTCATGCTGCTGCACCTGACCGTGATCAACTACTACTGGCGTCGGCAAAAGTCCGGTCAGGTCGTGCGCCATCTGATCTGCCCGGTGATCGGCTTCATCATCGTCGCGGCCATCATGTACAACATGGGCGTCGATGCGCAGAAACTCGGCCTGATCTGGATTGCCCTGGGTCTGGTGTACCTGTTCTTCCTCAACAAGCTCGGCGCCAGTACTGCGCTGCCTGACCCGAGCAACGGCTGA
- a CDS encoding diguanylate cyclase → MRNTGGKGLSLARRLYTSRTLGLVLGLLCVSVAMYPLDPPLWVWALMLTNGLVWPHLAYQWARRAKVPYHAEHRNLLIDAFFGGFWVAAMQFNPLPSATTISMMAMNNVAIGGMRFLLAGSAAQLLGVGVGLVVFAPAFIPQTSPLQLYACLPLLMLYPLALGWICFRQAYTLGLHKRELLALSRTDSLTGLLNHGAWKDQLEIAFQRCKRQKQGAAIALIDIDHFKAINDTYGHVAGDIVLRQLSKLLKQNLRATDIAGRYGGDEFCVILPELPLFHAAQAMEALRERFATLGYEQNPALKVSLSIGLAEYDPAHVDATRWLNDADQALYEAKASGRNRVICNCDNLPKQPMLDSV, encoded by the coding sequence ATGAGAAACACGGGAGGGAAGGGACTGTCATTGGCCAGGAGGCTGTATACATCGCGAACCCTCGGCCTGGTCCTTGGGCTTCTGTGCGTGAGCGTGGCGATGTACCCGCTCGATCCACCACTGTGGGTTTGGGCCTTGATGTTGACCAACGGCCTGGTCTGGCCGCACCTCGCCTACCAATGGGCACGCCGCGCCAAGGTGCCTTATCACGCCGAACACCGAAATCTGTTGATTGACGCCTTTTTCGGCGGCTTCTGGGTCGCCGCCATGCAGTTCAATCCGCTGCCCAGTGCCACCACCATATCGATGATGGCGATGAACAACGTGGCCATCGGCGGCATGCGCTTTCTGCTGGCCGGTTCCGCCGCGCAGTTGCTCGGGGTCGGTGTAGGGCTGGTGGTGTTTGCCCCGGCGTTTATTCCACAAACCTCACCGTTGCAACTGTATGCCTGCCTGCCGTTGCTGATGCTCTATCCGCTGGCGCTGGGCTGGATCTGCTTTCGCCAGGCTTACACGCTGGGGCTGCATAAACGTGAATTGCTCGCGCTGAGTCGCACCGACAGCCTCACCGGACTGCTTAACCACGGTGCCTGGAAGGATCAACTGGAAATCGCCTTTCAGCGCTGCAAGCGGCAGAAGCAGGGTGCGGCGATTGCGTTGATCGACATCGATCATTTCAAGGCGATCAACGACACCTACGGCCACGTGGCCGGCGACATTGTGCTGCGGCAACTGAGCAAACTGCTCAAGCAGAACCTGCGTGCCACCGACATCGCGGGGCGATATGGGGGTGATGAGTTCTGCGTGATTCTCCCTGAGTTGCCGCTGTTCCATGCCGCCCAGGCCATGGAAGCGTTGCGCGAGCGCTTCGCCACGCTCGGTTATGAGCAGAACCCGGCGTTGAAGGTCAGTTTGAGCATTGGCCTGGCGGAGTACGATCCGGCCCATGTCGATGCGACGCGTTGGCTCAATGACGCGGATCAGGCGTTGTACGAGGCCAAGGCCAGTGGGCGCAACCGGGTTATCTGCAATTGCGACAACCTGCCCAAGCAGCCGATGCTCGACTCGGTCTGA
- a CDS encoding glutamine synthetase, giving the protein MSARLTPLPMTTIVTTDLIGITRGRSFPTDELEHYQAAGCGWVPANSALTPQDIIASTNPWGAYGDLRLIPDLSSRVTVSNGPDADAPALDFIHGDIRETDGRPWGACPRTLLRDEIERYRDALGLQVNAAFEHEFNLHAGFAEHLAFSLEAQRQGAEFGGWLLSALRAGGVEPEMFLPEYGKHQYEITCRPTLGVAAADRAVNVREITREIARQMGIDLSFAPKTAENAVCNGVHLHVSLLDLAGQPMLYDAGTSNGLSTLGQHWAAGILHYLPALCAFTAPTPVSYERLQPHHWSASYACLGQQNREAALRICPTVTLGGKSVATQFNLEFRAMDATASPHLAMAALLIAGRLGIEQRLALNAITDEIPDSLNDEQRKARGIVALPASLAQALDCLRNSGAFNEWLPKPLLDTYHALKTEELALTEQLSPADLCEHYARLY; this is encoded by the coding sequence ATGAGCGCACGCCTGACGCCGCTGCCGATGACCACCATCGTCACCACTGACCTGATCGGCATCACCCGTGGCCGCTCGTTTCCCACCGACGAGCTTGAGCATTACCAGGCCGCCGGCTGCGGCTGGGTGCCGGCCAACAGTGCGTTGACACCGCAGGACATCATTGCCTCGACCAACCCGTGGGGCGCTTATGGCGACTTGCGCCTGATTCCGGATCTGAGCAGCCGCGTCACCGTCAGCAACGGGCCGGATGCTGATGCGCCAGCGCTGGACTTCATTCACGGCGACATCCGCGAAACCGATGGCCGCCCTTGGGGTGCCTGCCCGCGCACATTGTTACGTGATGAAATCGAGCGTTATCGCGACGCACTGGGCCTGCAGGTCAATGCCGCCTTCGAACACGAATTCAACCTGCACGCAGGTTTTGCTGAACACCTGGCGTTTTCCCTCGAAGCGCAGCGTCAAGGTGCCGAATTCGGCGGCTGGCTGCTCAGCGCCCTGCGCGCCGGCGGCGTCGAACCGGAAATGTTTCTGCCCGAATACGGCAAGCATCAATACGAAATCACCTGCCGTCCGACCTTAGGCGTGGCAGCGGCGGACCGCGCAGTGAACGTGCGCGAGATTACCCGTGAGATTGCCCGGCAAATGGGCATCGACCTGAGCTTCGCGCCGAAAACCGCCGAGAACGCGGTGTGCAACGGGGTACACCTGCACGTCAGCCTGCTTGATCTGGCCGGCCAGCCAATGCTCTACGACGCAGGCACCAGCAATGGTCTGTCGACCCTCGGCCAGCATTGGGCCGCGGGCATCCTGCATTACTTGCCGGCGCTGTGTGCGTTCACCGCACCGACCCCGGTCTCGTATGAGCGCTTGCAGCCCCACCACTGGAGCGCGTCCTACGCCTGCCTGGGCCAGCAGAACCGTGAAGCGGCGCTGCGCATCTGCCCGACGGTGACGCTGGGCGGCAAATCCGTGGCCACACAGTTCAACCTCGAATTCCGCGCCATGGACGCCACCGCCTCGCCGCACCTGGCCATGGCCGCGCTGCTGATCGCCGGACGCCTGGGCATCGAGCAGCGTCTGGCACTGAACGCGATCACCGATGAGATTCCCGACTCACTCAACGACGAGCAACGCAAGGCGCGGGGCATCGTTGCCCTGCCCGCCTCGCTGGCCCAGGCACTGGATTGCCTGCGCAACAGTGGCGCCTTCAATGAATGGCTGCCCAAGCCGTTGCTCGACACTTACCACGCCCTGAAAACCGAGGAACTGGCGCTGACGGAACAGCTCTCGCCCGCTGACCTGTGTGAGCACTATGCACGCCTGTACTGA
- a CDS encoding MurR/RpiR family transcriptional regulator: protein MPPLRDLITDPGLDLTPSERKVVRALLDQYPRNGLGPMARLAEHAGVSDPTIVRLVKKLGFGGYAEFQDALLSDMDHRLRSPRTLLQPRAQQQKDDAWSHYLDDSQRLLVETLSLTQPEDVRILADWLLDGRHQVYCFGGRFSSLMATYLLNHLRLLRPGCFALEDNAQLPDRLFDLQRQDVVLVFDYRRYQTQALRVASAAKNSNARVVLFTDIYASPLRELADLIISAPVESASPFDTMVPALAQVEALIACLTLRTENLADRLEGIDALRNDFNTHLLEDK, encoded by the coding sequence ATGCCCCCTCTCAGAGACCTGATCACCGACCCCGGCCTCGACCTTACGCCGTCAGAGCGCAAAGTCGTTCGCGCCCTGCTTGATCAGTACCCACGCAATGGGCTGGGGCCCATGGCGCGACTGGCCGAACATGCCGGCGTCAGCGATCCGACCATCGTGAGACTGGTGAAAAAACTCGGTTTCGGCGGTTATGCCGAATTCCAGGACGCCCTGCTCAGCGACATGGACCATCGCTTGCGCTCTCCGCGCACCCTGCTGCAGCCACGCGCACAGCAGCAAAAGGACGACGCCTGGAGCCACTATCTGGACGACAGCCAACGCCTGCTGGTTGAAACCCTATCGCTGACCCAACCCGAAGACGTGCGCATCCTCGCCGACTGGCTGCTCGATGGCCGACATCAGGTGTACTGCTTCGGCGGCCGTTTCAGTAGCCTGATGGCGACTTACCTGCTCAATCACTTGCGCCTGCTGCGCCCCGGTTGCTTTGCACTGGAGGACAACGCGCAACTGCCCGATCGCCTGTTCGATCTGCAACGCCAGGACGTGGTGCTGGTGTTTGACTACCGCCGTTATCAAACCCAGGCCCTGCGCGTCGCCAGTGCCGCGAAAAACAGCAACGCGCGCGTGGTGCTGTTCACCGACATCTACGCCTCGCCGCTGCGCGAACTGGCTGATCTGATCATCAGCGCCCCGGTGGAATCGGCTTCGCCGTTCGACACCATGGTCCCGGCGCTGGCTCAGGTCGAAGCACTGATCGCCTGCCTGACCCTGCGCACTGAAAATCTGGCCGATCGCCTGGAAGGCATCGACGCCCTGCGCAACGACTTCAACACCCACCTGCTGGAGGATAAATAA
- a CDS encoding isochorismatase family cysteine hydrolase encodes MFSLPHRSPRDLPFVTDHTALLLVDMQRAWLEPQFDPHLNGPDAEYFLTRAHMQVVPNQRRLLSAFRQARQNVLHTLIESLTADGRDRSLDHKLSDMHLPKGSVQARIIDDLSPVENEIVLPKTSSGVFNSTNIDYVLRNLETRHLIIAGIVTDQCVDMAVRDAADRGYLVTLVEDACATYSAERHDACLNAIKGYCWITDTQTVLGRLQEMQP; translated from the coding sequence ATGTTCAGCCTTCCCCACCGCTCACCGCGGGACTTGCCGTTTGTCACCGACCATACCGCGTTGCTGCTGGTGGACATGCAGCGTGCCTGGCTCGAACCGCAGTTCGACCCGCACCTGAACGGCCCGGACGCCGAGTATTTCCTGACCCGCGCGCACATGCAGGTGGTGCCCAATCAACGCCGATTGCTCAGTGCCTTTCGTCAGGCGCGGCAGAACGTCCTGCACACCCTCATCGAAAGCCTGACCGCTGATGGCCGCGACCGCTCGCTGGATCACAAGCTGTCAGACATGCACCTGCCCAAGGGCAGCGTGCAGGCGCGGATCATTGATGACCTGTCGCCGGTAGAAAATGAAATCGTCCTGCCCAAGACTTCTTCTGGCGTTTTCAACTCGACCAACATCGACTACGTCCTGCGCAACCTGGAAACCCGTCACCTGATCATCGCCGGCATCGTTACCGATCAATGCGTCGACATGGCTGTGCGCGACGCTGCCGACCGAGGCTATCTGGTGACGCTGGTCGAGGACGCCTGCGCCACCTACAGCGCCGAACGCCATGACGCCTGTCTGAACGCAATCAAGGGCTACTGCTGGATCACCGACACGCAAACCGTGCTCGGCCGGTTGCAGGAGATGCAGCCATGA